In Candidatus Hydrogenedentota bacterium, a single window of DNA contains:
- a CDS encoding right-handed parallel beta-helix repeat-containing protein: MSPRRPTWCPNPRWRCATPSSRCWRDDAVKPLSRRNWLGVCGAGAAGLWAARAPGEERRFSRPRATSGDLRSGPDWEQRLTVTVGGPDADIGGFTDKAMQAALDLVAGRGGGTVWLTAGTFTLRNAVRLHSGVRLLGAGPDTVLFKAAMAGSALAEDSDWYDQEITLADPSGFELGDGVCLLAKNPDTGAREVVKRTLTARSGARFKLDRALRANFWKLAEPRVVTLFPLLTAEETTGLHVERLVLDGNRDNNENLDGNYAGGIWLQDCADVVIRGVESRTHNSDGVSWQICHDVLVEDCHSHGNAGLGLHPGSGSQRPVIRNCRLENNAIGLFFCWGVKAGLAEGNRITDNTECGVSIGHRDDENVVRDNDILRNGKCGVLFRPERGEGFTARGNLVEKNRITDNGPEDGAAVDLQGVTAGNTLARNEIRETRGPARRAGIRIGPDAGENTLSDNIIEGFLNTVEDLRAPRGG, from the coding sequence ATGAGCCCACGGCGTCCCACGTGGTGCCCGAATCCGAGATGGCGGTGCGCGACGCCCTCCAGTCGCTGCTGGCGGGATGACGCCGTGAAACCGCTTTCGAGACGGAACTGGCTGGGCGTGTGCGGCGCGGGCGCGGCAGGCCTGTGGGCGGCGCGCGCGCCGGGAGAGGAGCGGCGGTTCAGCCGGCCCCGGGCCACTTCCGGCGACCTGCGCTCAGGCCCCGACTGGGAGCAGCGCCTCACGGTGACCGTCGGCGGCCCCGACGCGGATATTGGCGGCTTCACCGACAAGGCCATGCAGGCGGCGCTGGACCTCGTGGCCGGACGCGGCGGGGGCACGGTGTGGCTCACGGCGGGCACTTTTACGCTGCGCAACGCCGTGCGGCTGCATTCCGGTGTGCGACTGCTGGGCGCGGGGCCGGATACCGTGCTGTTCAAGGCGGCCATGGCCGGGTCCGCGCTGGCCGAGGACTCTGACTGGTACGACCAGGAGATCACCCTGGCCGATCCGTCGGGCTTCGAACTCGGCGACGGCGTCTGCCTCCTCGCCAAGAACCCGGACACGGGGGCGCGCGAGGTGGTGAAGCGGACGTTGACCGCCCGCAGCGGGGCCCGCTTCAAACTGGACCGCGCCCTGCGCGCGAACTTCTGGAAGCTCGCCGAGCCGCGCGTGGTGACGCTCTTCCCCCTGCTCACGGCGGAGGAGACCACGGGGCTGCATGTGGAGCGCCTTGTCCTCGACGGCAACCGGGACAACAACGAAAACCTCGACGGAAACTACGCGGGGGGCATCTGGCTCCAGGACTGCGCGGACGTGGTGATCCGCGGCGTGGAGTCCCGCACCCACAACAGCGACGGCGTAAGCTGGCAGATTTGCCATGACGTGCTCGTGGAGGACTGCCACAGCCACGGCAACGCGGGGCTGGGGCTGCACCCCGGCTCCGGCAGCCAGCGCCCGGTCATCCGCAACTGCCGCCTGGAAAACAACGCCATCGGCCTCTTCTTCTGCTGGGGGGTGAAGGCGGGACTGGCCGAGGGCAACCGCATCACGGACAACACCGAGTGCGGCGTGTCCATCGGCCACCGGGACGACGAGAACGTCGTCCGCGACAACGACATCCTGCGCAACGGGAAATGCGGCGTCCTGTTCCGCCCCGAGCGCGGCGAGGGCTTCACCGCGCGCGGCAACCTCGTCGAGAAGAACCGCATCACGGACAACGGCCCCGAGGACGGCGCGGCCGTGGACCTCCAGGGGGTCACGGCCGGAAACACCCTCGCGCGCAACGAAATCCGCGAGACCCGCGGCCCGGCCCGGCGCGCGGGCATCCGCATCGGCCCCGATGCCGGGGAGAACACCCTGTCGGATAATATCATCGAGGGATTCCTGAACACGGTGGAGGACCTGCGCGCGCCGCGCGGCGGGTGA
- the pdxH gene encoding pyridoxamine 5'-phosphate oxidase, protein MPPVAIVPADNPYDLFSLWYEEAAGCDAIDDHTAMTLATVTPEGLPDARQVLLKGHDGRGFVFYTNLTSPKARHLEAVSAAALCFYWMPLEKQVRIRGPVEPVTPEEADAYFASRPRQSQVGAWASKQSQPLESRYALEKRILKYGAKHALGRVPRPPFWSGFRVLAQEIEFWLKMPYRLHDRVLYEKTPEGWRHHRVYP, encoded by the coding sequence ATGCCCCCCGTGGCCATTGTTCCCGCCGACAACCCCTATGATCTGTTTTCCCTGTGGTATGAAGAGGCCGCCGGGTGCGACGCCATTGACGACCACACGGCGATGACCCTGGCCACCGTGACGCCCGAGGGCCTGCCCGACGCGCGCCAGGTGCTGCTCAAGGGCCATGACGGGCGCGGTTTCGTCTTCTACACCAACCTCACGAGCCCCAAGGCGCGGCACTTGGAGGCGGTTTCCGCCGCCGCCCTGTGCTTCTACTGGATGCCCCTCGAGAAGCAGGTGCGCATCCGCGGGCCCGTCGAGCCGGTCACGCCGGAGGAGGCGGACGCCTATTTCGCGTCGCGTCCGCGGCAGAGCCAGGTCGGAGCGTGGGCCTCGAAGCAGTCGCAGCCCCTGGAGTCGCGGTACGCCCTGGAGAAGCGCATTCTCAAGTACGGCGCGAAGCACGCCCTGGGGCGCGTGCCCCGGCCCCCGTTCTGGTCCGGGTTCCGTGTGCTGGCGCAGGAGATCGAGTTCTGGCTGAAGATGCCCTACCGGCTCCATGACCGGGTGCTTTATGAGAAGACCCCGGAGGGCTGGCGGCATCACCGGGTGTATCCCTGA
- a CDS encoding sugar phosphate isomerase/epimerase: MKFGICNEIFKDWNDIGRTIDFVKETGYDGLEIAPFTLSQYVHDIPAAVREDIVRRAERADLEILGIHWVFVGPEGVYLTHPDPEVRRFTAEYLRSLVRFCGDVGGKVLIFGSPRQRNVMRDVTYNQAFGHAREVFEAALPLCEECGVTICMEQLTHLETNFCQTVDETVELIEAINHPNFQLLLDTKAMAFQTEDRPALIRRCAKYLRHYHANDANMNGPGWGEVDFAPIFDALRDIGYDRYVSVEVFKFEPGPEAIARKSLEYMRRFV; encoded by the coding sequence GTGAAATTCGGCATCTGCAACGAGATTTTCAAGGACTGGAACGACATCGGGCGGACGATAGACTTTGTGAAGGAGACGGGCTACGACGGCCTGGAGATCGCCCCCTTCACCCTTTCCCAGTATGTGCATGACATCCCGGCCGCCGTCCGCGAGGACATCGTCCGCAGGGCGGAACGGGCGGACCTGGAGATTCTGGGCATTCACTGGGTCTTTGTCGGACCCGAGGGGGTTTACCTCACCCATCCCGACCCCGAAGTCCGCCGGTTCACGGCGGAATACCTCCGGAGCCTGGTGCGGTTCTGCGGCGACGTGGGCGGCAAGGTGCTCATTTTCGGTTCGCCGCGCCAGCGCAACGTGATGCGCGACGTCACCTACAACCAGGCCTTCGGCCACGCCCGGGAGGTGTTCGAGGCGGCCCTGCCGCTGTGCGAGGAGTGCGGCGTGACCATCTGCATGGAGCAGCTCACGCACCTTGAGACCAATTTCTGCCAGACCGTGGACGAGACGGTGGAACTGATCGAGGCGATTAACCACCCCAATTTCCAGTTGTTGCTGGACACCAAGGCGATGGCCTTCCAGACGGAGGACCGGCCCGCGCTGATCCGCCGCTGCGCCAAGTATCTGAGGCACTACCACGCGAACGATGCGAACATGAACGGCCCCGGCTGGGGCGAGGTGGACTTCGCGCCCATCTTCGACGCGCTCCGGGACATCGGCTACGACCGGTACGTTTCGGTGGAGGTGTTCAAGTTCGAGCCGGGCCCCGAGGCCATCGCGCGGAAGAGCCTGGAGTACATGAGGCGTTTCGTCTGA
- a CDS encoding diguanylate cyclase, with translation MGQHTVLILDPDAGASGVLSTALSRKGARCRSESDPAAALAVIGGGGVDLLVSELVLPGVAAPEFLREAQAKDPDLAVIAVASAVDVNLAIEVMNAGVYNILLKPFSLHDFSFNVEKALERRVLLRENRLYQTDLERRIAEATSELKRANAELQATKDYLESLLDTSLDTIITSDMDYELTYANRGAGEMLGHYWNGLVGRNLRDVIVGGPEELQRISGMLEKGPIRNLEVTLKTADGRHIYVMASISRLLDSEGNVISTLSICKDITQQKRLEHELKELTIRDPLTGLFNQRHFYQRLTAEIERCRRQNHALSLLLFDVDRFKKYNDTHGHLEGDKVLRTIGDVVREHTRDYVDVPCRYGGDEFIVILAEAGQAQARQIAERIRSAFEARHFGDCTLSAGVMTYRGDATAEEFIRIADQMMYEAKRSGGNRVFVREATAGSAKKKGNGDQA, from the coding sequence ATGGGGCAGCATACCGTTCTCATTCTAGACCCTGACGCGGGGGCGTCGGGGGTGCTTTCAACCGCCCTGTCCAGAAAGGGCGCGCGGTGTCGGTCCGAGTCGGATCCGGCGGCCGCGCTGGCCGTGATTGGCGGGGGCGGCGTGGACCTGCTGGTCTCCGAACTGGTGCTTCCGGGGGTGGCCGCGCCGGAGTTTCTGCGGGAGGCCCAGGCGAAAGACCCCGATCTGGCGGTGATTGCCGTGGCTTCGGCGGTGGATGTCAATCTTGCGATTGAGGTGATGAACGCCGGGGTCTACAACATCCTCCTCAAGCCGTTTTCCCTGCATGACTTCTCCTTCAATGTGGAAAAGGCCCTGGAGCGCCGCGTCCTTCTCCGCGAAAACCGGCTGTACCAGACGGATCTGGAGCGGCGGATCGCCGAGGCGACCTCGGAGTTGAAGCGGGCCAACGCGGAGTTGCAGGCCACCAAGGACTATCTGGAAAGTCTGCTGGACACCTCGCTGGACACGATCATCACCTCCGACATGGACTACGAGCTGACCTATGCCAACCGCGGCGCGGGGGAGATGCTGGGGCACTACTGGAACGGGCTGGTGGGGCGGAATCTCCGCGATGTCATAGTGGGCGGCCCCGAGGAGCTGCAGCGGATCTCGGGCATGCTGGAGAAGGGGCCCATCCGCAACCTGGAGGTCACACTGAAGACCGCCGACGGGCGGCACATCTACGTCATGGCGTCCATTTCCCGGCTGCTGGACTCGGAGGGAAACGTCATCTCCACCCTGTCCATCTGCAAGGACATCACGCAGCAGAAGCGGCTGGAGCATGAGTTGAAGGAGCTGACCATCCGCGACCCGCTGACGGGGCTGTTCAACCAGCGTCATTTCTACCAGCGGCTCACGGCGGAGATCGAGCGGTGCCGCAGGCAGAACCACGCGCTTTCCCTGCTGCTGTTTGATGTGGACCGCTTCAAAAAGTATAATGACACGCACGGCCATCTGGAGGGCGACAAGGTCCTGCGGACCATCGGCGACGTGGTGCGCGAGCACACGCGCGACTATGTGGATGTGCCCTGCCGCTACGGCGGCGACGAGTTCATCGTGATCCTTGCGGAGGCCGGGCAGGCGCAGGCGCGCCAGATCGCGGAGCGCATCCGGTCGGCCTTCGAGGCGCGGCATTTCGGCGACTGCACCCTCAGCGCGGGGGTGATGACCTACCGCGGCGACGCCACGGCCGAGGAGTTCATCCGGATCGCCGACCAGATGATGTATGAGGCGAAACGTTCGGGCGGCAACCGGGTCTTCGTGCGCGAGGCAACCGCAGGCTCGGCAAAGAAAAAGGGAAACGGTGACCAGGCGTGA